In the genome of Yarrowia lipolytica chromosome 1B, complete sequence, the window TGCTCTCTCTGCTCTCTCATGCATCTGTTGTCGTGAATGAATAAGAATGTCCACAGCATCAGCATCAGCGCCCAAATCACGTGTAGGCTGGGGCATCAGCTCATCTACAATGTTGCAGAAGATGTCGTGAAAGTGCCATGTGTTGTTGCAGATGTTTTCCAGCAGAGAGTGTCCTCTTTGGGCCAGAGGCTGGTCAATGTTCAcgttggcctccttctcccagGCCCGCAGGTCGTCCAGTTCGATTCGAATTGTCTCCTCGTGTCGGTTTGCCACTCGTTGGAGAAGATCCATGTATTTGAGTCCCGATTTTTCAGGTCCATCGTCTTCCATGTCGTGGTCTTGCAAGTCGTCCAACATGGATTCGGGCGTCTTGAACTCGCTTAAAAACGACTTGATATGTTCTCGCGCCTCGTCATAATTGACGCTAATCGCCATCACGGTAGCTCCAGCAGACATGTTGAAGGTGTATTGTCGTGTCTCGAGCAGTGTGGTTTTTTGTGGTTTGGAGGTTTTGAGCGTTCGGTGGTTTTTCGTGCATGGCTGGTTGGGAGCACTTTAAGCTTTTGACGCGTTCCCAAAAGGGGTTTAATGAAGGGGTGGGAGACGCGTCGGAAGCTAGGGGTGGTTTGAGAGGTAGTGATGGATTAACACAGTGCTTCTAAATAGTGAATGATGGTTGAAAGTGATTGTTGACGTTGAAAATGGTTATATTGTACGTGTATGACTCGATTTAAGGTGACTTATAATACACATTTGAGGGACTCGAACCGGCGGTCGACAAAGGGAGAAGTTAATTTGACAACCAAAACAATGCCCATGCAGACACTGTATAAAAAGAAATGGTGAACCAAAAACAGGATTAATTTGGGAAATTCGAAATAAATTAATTCCGAGTGAGATAAAGATTGGATTGGGTAGCCACTTGTAGTCGTTTAGTAATTTTCTTCGGAAAGATTTAAAGAGCTTTACAAATTATCTTGCATTAAGAAGAATAATCGTTAAGCTGAAATTAATCCACAATTTCCTTGACTATTTAATAAATTCCATTAATTCATATCTTTTCTAATTCAGAGAGAGCTCAGACAAGGCCGCCGTATTAGTGGCATCGGTCTGTCAAATCTCCTTCAAAGTttatctacagtacttatacttgtaccccCACGACGACAAATACAAGAATCAATTATACAATTAGATGATTAGATAAAGTAGGCGACAATAACCACAATGAGCATGGCCATAGAAGGAGAAAGGTTGGAGCCAGcattcttcttctttgttTCCGtagcagaagcagaggcAGATCCAGAAGCGGCAGCGGAAGAAGATCCACTGGAACCAGTGGCTGAAGCAGAGTTGGAGGATGTTTCACTGGAAGAAGTAGTGTTAGCAGGGCCGATGGTGGAGACGACCTTTTGTCCTCCGGGACCAAGTAGAAGCACCTGGCCATCCAGAGTAACAATCtctccaagaccaagctTTGTGTTCTTCATCATGTCCACGGTAGAGGTGTTTCCCATTCTGAGCTGTTTAGCCTGGGCCAGGAACTGGTTGATTCCTCCCTGGACGCCCAGAGCCTTTGCTTGGACGCCAGAGTCGTTCAGCAGACCTCCCAGCTGGGGCAGGAGAGCGTCGATTTTGTTTCCCACGTCTTCCTGGGCCTTTGCAAAGATCTGGTCGATTGCTTCATCGTCGATTTCAGTGGTAGCAGACAGTCTGCCGACAAGGGCCAGTAGCTGGTCTGTATCGTTGGACTTGAGGAAGCCTCCGAGAAGCTTGCCAATGTTGTCCAGCAAATCGGCAGCGGTAGTGGTGACGTTGGTTCCATTCTGGGCAGACAGAATGGTGCTGAGATCGCCGGCGACGGGCTGAACAAGCGGGTTTTCGACCACGTTGGTGGCTGCGGCCGCAAAGTCGCTCTGGACTTGAGAAGACAGGTTTGCAGGGGACGCTCGGGACGCAAAAACGTCGCCAGCGTAGCTCAAAACATCGTTGAAACTGTCATTGAGGGCGGCTGCGGAGGCCAGTCCCATGGACAAAAAGAGCACAAACTTCATGTCTGGGGAATGGGTGGAGTCGTGTGGTGGAGATAACGAGAGAACGGACCACGGCAGGCTTCCCAGCACAGAGCGGCACTAAAAAATGGACTGTTGACGTTGTCTAGTGTAGCGCTACTTTGTAGGCTCAAGTCGATGTATGCACCTTTATGCGGGGCGTGCATAAAGTGGGGCTGGGGAGGTGGCATTTAAGGGGGTTGCGAAAGTGGTATAAAAATGGAAATTTCTTTTCAAGATGATTCAGGCTAGTCCAAATATTTTCCTCTTTTCCTTTGGTTCCTATCTATTTCGCCATAATCGCAAtctccatttttttcaccGCAAAATATCTCACTCACGAAACTTAAATCAATAGCCATCAACAATACATACGTCTTGTTTATCGGTCTAAAAGTCGTCTTTTTGGAACTTGAAAGTCTGCTCTAGCATCTCCAGATGTTGGGTAATACCCTGGAATGCCTGGTTTTGTGATACAGCCCTTGTAGGGCCAGCTGTAGACATCTCAACAGAAATTTGATATACGGCACGGCCCGCATATACAGAAAAGGTAGGTGCTGCTGTAGAGACAGACATAATAACGACAAGACACAAGATGAAAGAAAACAGAAGGTGCATATAATGACGTGGATACCGTGGACGTTTGTAAACTACGAAAACCTGTCTCCTGGAAGTGGTGATGgcacaactacaagtaccgtgCACGCCTGTCAAAGCTCATCTTATTACTGTCTCAGATGCACATATAAAACTCAGACCAGCCACAGTATAAGCCCTCACCTAAGACACCGCTCGTATCAACGCAACACCATGTGGTGTGCACtgaaaagtacatactgtacatgctgGAGCACTCTTGTCGTGAAGTGACGTAGGACTGTCAGGGAGACACTAAAGCGCTATTGTAGCTCGACAGACACTTTATTCGAGGCAAGCACGCGCTTCATTCTTCATACtcgtagctactgtagcttaatacttgtagcctGTTTACTGCTTACTTTTTCCACTGCCTTGCTACAAATACAGTATCAGTCATGTCTTCGTCAGGGTTATTTTCGCCTCGCAAACTTATGGCAGAGTTCATGTGCAGAAGGCAGGTGGAGAGAGTGACTAAGTAAGGAACAGGTTAtgaagagagaaagagagataTGAAACGATTATTATGATAATTGGGGTCAAGTGAGTACAAATTTGCGCTTCTGGGCGACTCTGTTGGATATTGCGGATTCTAGAGACGTGAACGAATACATCGTATGAATCACAGTAGGtacctacaagtaactTGGATAGCTCCAGTATACAAGAACCAACCAAATCTACACATTAATGACCGACGATTCTTTCGACAACAACTATTGTACCAGCTTCATCCATACCCTGTCTATACAAGAAACCATCTACTTTAGCTGTCCGGTAGCATTATCTAATATTAGCTATTGTACGCAATAAGCGAGACGTCCCCACCTATTATGGAAGCCATCATTCCTGGTACTTTTATTATGACAACTTGTACTAAAGAATATATCAGTCCACTGTGAAGTCCATACTAATTCCAGTAATGGAAAAATATAGACCCCTTAGAGTACAAAAAGAGCAAGTCATGGGCGCTCTATCCTCTCG includes:
- a CDS encoding uncharacterized protein (Compare to YALI0B18744g, no similarity); the protein is MKFVLFLSMGLASAAALNDSFNDVLSYAGDVFASRASPANLSSQVQSDFAAAATNVVENPLVQPVAGDLSTILSAQNGTNVTTTAADLLDNIGKLLGGFLKSNDTDQLLALVGRLSATTEIDDEAIDQIFAKAQEDVGNKIDALLPQLGGLLNDSGVQAKALGVQGGINQFLAQAKQLRMGNTSTVDMMKNTKLGLGEIVTLDGQVLLLGPGGQKVVSTIGPANTTSSSETSSNSASATGSSGSSSAAASGSASASATETKKKNAGSNLSPSMAMLIVVIVAYFI